A single region of the Salmo salar chromosome ssa16, Ssal_v3.1, whole genome shotgun sequence genome encodes:
- the LOC106573737 gene encoding transcriptional repressor CTCF isoform X1 has translation MKYSFLVQVLPMDGGPTDVVVEAKDSITYEGEEVVADLLQQAAEGVMDQQPVGEGGLDPQELVDGVNVEMMVMDSLDPALLQMKTEVMDAPVVTAHEATVTTVDETQIITLQVVNLEEQQLGGLGELQLVQVPVSAVPVTQATVEELQGTFVDATAMPKDGNPMICHTLPLPEGFQVVKVGANGEVETVEQDELQHQEEEQQVQPEEEEELHCEPQPEDSQWTTDPDYQPPAKKTAKKAKKSKLRYNTEGDKDNMDVSVYDFEEEQQEGMLSEVNAEKVVGNMKPPKPTKIKKKGVKKTFQCELCSYTCPRRSNLDRHMKSHTDERPHKCHLCGRAFRTVTLLRNHLNTHTGTRPHKCQDCDMAFVTSGELVRHRRYKHTHEKPFKCSMCDYASVEVSKLKRHIRSHTGERPFQCSLCSYASRDTYKLKRHMRTHSGEKPYECYICHARFTQSGTMKMHILQKHTENVAKFHCPHCDTVIARKSDLGVHLRKQHSFIEQGRKCRYCDAVFHERYALIQHQKSHKNEKRFKCDQCDYCCRQERHMLMHRRTHTGEKPYACSQCEKTFRQKQLLDMHFRRYHDPNFVPTAFVCTKCGKTFTRRNTMSRHAENCNGDPTEGENGTPPKRGRGGRKRKMRSRKDDDDDSEDNADPELDDIDEEDEDAEEALLEEEEEMELEQAPPTKPIPAPVEPPVKRKRGRPPKNAPKPASPAKPSKAAPKGKAAAAAAIIQVEDENTGVIENIIVKNEPEAEQAAVEVVVEQQSEEAEAGVETVELPVAEAAPNGDLTPEMILSMMDR, from the exons ATGAAGTATTCCTTTCTGGTGCAG GTATTACCGATGGACGGCGGACCAACCGACGTTGTGGTTGAGGCCAAGGACAGCATCACCtatgagggggaggaggtggtggcAGACCTGCTCCAGCAAGCAGCAGAGGGGGTAATGGACCAGCAACCTGTGGGAGAGGGGGGCCTGGATCCCCAGGAGCTGGTTGatggagtcaatgtggagatgaTGGTAATGGATTCCCTGGACCCGGCCCTGCTGCAGATGAAGACTGAGGTGATGGACGCCCCTGTGGTCACAGCCCACGAGGCCACGGTCACCACAGTGGATGAGACCCAGATCATCACTCTGCAGGTTGTCAATTTGGAGGAGCAGCAGCTTGGAGGTCTTGGGGAGCTACAGCTCGTCCAGGTGCCTGTCTCTGCTGTGCCTGTAACGCAGGCCACTGTAGAGGAGCTACAGGGCACCTTCGTGGACGCCACGGCCATGCCCAAAGATGGAAACCCTATGATCTGCCACACCCTGCCCCTGCCAGAGGGCTTCCAG GTGGTGAAGGTGGGTGCGAATGGTGAGGTGGAGACAGTGGAGCAGGATGAGCTCCAGCAccaggaggaggagcagcaggtccagccggaggaggaggaggagctgcaCTGCGAGCCCCAGCCTGAAGACTCACAGTGGACCACAGACCCAGACTACCAACCCCCGGCCAAGAAGACTGCCAAGAAAGCAAAGAAGAGCAAGCTGCGCTACAACACTGAGGGGGACAAAGACAACATGGACGTGTCTGTCTATGACTttgaggaggagcagcaggaggggATGCTCTCTGAGGTCAACGCAGAGAAGGTGGTGGGCAACATGAAGCCCCCCAAACCCACCAAGATCAAGAAGAAGG GTGTGAAGAAAACATTCCAGTGTGAGCTATGTAGCTACACCTGTCCCCGCCGCTCCAACCTGGACCGACACATGAAGAGCCACACGGACGAGAGGCCCCACAAGTGCCATCTGTGTGGAAGGGCCTTCAGGACCGTTACCCTGCTGAGGAaccacctcaacacacacacag GTACCAGACCACACAAGTGTCAAGATTGTGACATGGCCTTTGTGACCAGCGGAGAGCTGGTCCGACATCGTCGCTACAAGCACACTCATGAGAAACCTTTCAAGTGCTCCATGTGTGACTATGCCAGTGTGGAGGTGAGCAAACTGAAGCGGCACATCCGTTCCCACACTGGGGAGCGTCCGTTCCAGTGCAGTCTGTGCAGCTACGCCAGCAGAGACACCTACAAGCTGAAGAGACACATGAGGACACACTCAG GAGAGAAGCCGTACGAGTGCTACATCTGCCACGCCCGTTTCACCCAGAGTGGAACCATGAAGATGCACATCCTGCAGAAGCACACAGAGAACGTGGCCAAGTTCCACTGCCCCCACTGTGACACAGTCATCGCCCGCAAGAGTGACCTGG gtgtccATCTGCGTAAGCAGCACTCGTTCATTGAGCAGGGCCGGAAATGCCGTTACTGTGATGCTGTGTTCCACGAGCGCTATGCTCTCATCCAGCACCAGAAGTCCCACAAGAATGAGAAACGCTTCAAGTGTGACCAGTGTGACTACTGCTGCAGACAA GAGCGTCACATGCTGATGCACAGGcgcacgcacacaggagagaagccttacgcCTGTAGCCAGTGTGAGAAGACCTTCCGTCAGAAGCAGCTCCTGGACATGCACTTCCGGCGCTACCATGACCCCAACTTTGTGCCTACTGCCTTTGTGTGCACCAAGTGTGGCAAGACATTCACCCGCAGA AACACCATGTCTAGACATGCAGAGAACTGTAACGGGGATCCTACTGAGGGAGAGAATGGAACCCCACCCAAGAGAGGACGAggtgggaggaagaggaagatgcgCTCAAGGAAGGACGATGATGACGATAGTG AGGACAATGCTGATCCTGAGCTGGATGACATTGATGAAGAGGATGAGGATGCCGAAGAGGCACtgctggaggaagaggaggagatggagttgGAGCAGGCTCCACCCACCAAGCCTATCCCCGCCCCTGTGGAGCCGCCCGTCAAGAGGAAACGTGGTAGACCCCCCAAGAATGCGCCCAAACCTGCCTCACCTGCCAAACCTAGCAAGGCTGCCCCTAAGGGCAAGGCTGCTGCAG CAGCAGCCATCATCCAGGTGGAGGATGAGAATACAGGTGTCATAGAGAACATCATAGTGAAGAATGAGCCAGAGGCTGAGCAGGCTGccgtagaggtggtggtggagcaGCAGTCGGAAGAGGCAGAGGCAGGGGTGGAGACAGTGGAGCTGCCTGTAGCAGAGGCTGCCCCCAACGGAGATCTCACCCCTGAGATGATCCTCAGCATGATGGACCGGTGA
- the LOC106573737 gene encoding transcriptional repressor CTCF isoform X2: protein MKYSFLVQVLPMDGGPTDVVVEAKDSITYEGEEVVADLLQQAAEGVMDQQPVGEGGLDPQELVDGVNVEMMVMDSLDPALLQMKTEVMDAPVVTAHEATVTTVDETQIITLQVVNLEEQQLGGLGELQLVQVPVSAVPVTQATVEELQGTFVDATAMPKDGNPMICHTLPLPEGFQVVKVGANGEVETVEQDELQHQEEEQQVQPEEEEELHCEPQPEDSQWTTDPDYQPPAKKTAKKAKKSKLRYNTEGDKDNMDVSVYDFEEEQQEGMLSEVNAEKVVGNMKPPKPTKIKKKGVKKTFQCELCSYTCPRRSNLDRHMKSHTDERPHKCHLCGRAFRTVTLLRNHLNTHTGTRPHKCQDCDMAFVTSGELVRHRRYKHTHEKPFKCSMCDYASVEVSKLKRHIRSHTGERPFQCSLCSYASRDTYKLKRHMRTHSGEKPYECYICHARFTQSGTMKMHILQKHTENVAKFHCPHCDTVIARKSDLGVHLRKQHSFIEQGRKCRYCDAVFHERYALIQHQKSHKNEKRFKCDQCDYCCRQERHMLMHRRTHTGEKPYACSQCEKTFRQKQLLDMHFRRYHDPNFVPTAFVCTKCGKTFTRRNTMSRHAENCNGDPTEGENGTPPKRGRGGRKRKMRSRKDDDDDSEDNADPELDDIDEEDEDAEEALLEEEEEMELEQAPPTKPIPAPVEPPVKRKRGRPPKNAPKPASPAKPSKAAPKGKAAAAAIIQVEDENTGVIENIIVKNEPEAEQAAVEVVVEQQSEEAEAGVETVELPVAEAAPNGDLTPEMILSMMDR, encoded by the exons ATGAAGTATTCCTTTCTGGTGCAG GTATTACCGATGGACGGCGGACCAACCGACGTTGTGGTTGAGGCCAAGGACAGCATCACCtatgagggggaggaggtggtggcAGACCTGCTCCAGCAAGCAGCAGAGGGGGTAATGGACCAGCAACCTGTGGGAGAGGGGGGCCTGGATCCCCAGGAGCTGGTTGatggagtcaatgtggagatgaTGGTAATGGATTCCCTGGACCCGGCCCTGCTGCAGATGAAGACTGAGGTGATGGACGCCCCTGTGGTCACAGCCCACGAGGCCACGGTCACCACAGTGGATGAGACCCAGATCATCACTCTGCAGGTTGTCAATTTGGAGGAGCAGCAGCTTGGAGGTCTTGGGGAGCTACAGCTCGTCCAGGTGCCTGTCTCTGCTGTGCCTGTAACGCAGGCCACTGTAGAGGAGCTACAGGGCACCTTCGTGGACGCCACGGCCATGCCCAAAGATGGAAACCCTATGATCTGCCACACCCTGCCCCTGCCAGAGGGCTTCCAG GTGGTGAAGGTGGGTGCGAATGGTGAGGTGGAGACAGTGGAGCAGGATGAGCTCCAGCAccaggaggaggagcagcaggtccagccggaggaggaggaggagctgcaCTGCGAGCCCCAGCCTGAAGACTCACAGTGGACCACAGACCCAGACTACCAACCCCCGGCCAAGAAGACTGCCAAGAAAGCAAAGAAGAGCAAGCTGCGCTACAACACTGAGGGGGACAAAGACAACATGGACGTGTCTGTCTATGACTttgaggaggagcagcaggaggggATGCTCTCTGAGGTCAACGCAGAGAAGGTGGTGGGCAACATGAAGCCCCCCAAACCCACCAAGATCAAGAAGAAGG GTGTGAAGAAAACATTCCAGTGTGAGCTATGTAGCTACACCTGTCCCCGCCGCTCCAACCTGGACCGACACATGAAGAGCCACACGGACGAGAGGCCCCACAAGTGCCATCTGTGTGGAAGGGCCTTCAGGACCGTTACCCTGCTGAGGAaccacctcaacacacacacag GTACCAGACCACACAAGTGTCAAGATTGTGACATGGCCTTTGTGACCAGCGGAGAGCTGGTCCGACATCGTCGCTACAAGCACACTCATGAGAAACCTTTCAAGTGCTCCATGTGTGACTATGCCAGTGTGGAGGTGAGCAAACTGAAGCGGCACATCCGTTCCCACACTGGGGAGCGTCCGTTCCAGTGCAGTCTGTGCAGCTACGCCAGCAGAGACACCTACAAGCTGAAGAGACACATGAGGACACACTCAG GAGAGAAGCCGTACGAGTGCTACATCTGCCACGCCCGTTTCACCCAGAGTGGAACCATGAAGATGCACATCCTGCAGAAGCACACAGAGAACGTGGCCAAGTTCCACTGCCCCCACTGTGACACAGTCATCGCCCGCAAGAGTGACCTGG gtgtccATCTGCGTAAGCAGCACTCGTTCATTGAGCAGGGCCGGAAATGCCGTTACTGTGATGCTGTGTTCCACGAGCGCTATGCTCTCATCCAGCACCAGAAGTCCCACAAGAATGAGAAACGCTTCAAGTGTGACCAGTGTGACTACTGCTGCAGACAA GAGCGTCACATGCTGATGCACAGGcgcacgcacacaggagagaagccttacgcCTGTAGCCAGTGTGAGAAGACCTTCCGTCAGAAGCAGCTCCTGGACATGCACTTCCGGCGCTACCATGACCCCAACTTTGTGCCTACTGCCTTTGTGTGCACCAAGTGTGGCAAGACATTCACCCGCAGA AACACCATGTCTAGACATGCAGAGAACTGTAACGGGGATCCTACTGAGGGAGAGAATGGAACCCCACCCAAGAGAGGACGAggtgggaggaagaggaagatgcgCTCAAGGAAGGACGATGATGACGATAGTG AGGACAATGCTGATCCTGAGCTGGATGACATTGATGAAGAGGATGAGGATGCCGAAGAGGCACtgctggaggaagaggaggagatggagttgGAGCAGGCTCCACCCACCAAGCCTATCCCCGCCCCTGTGGAGCCGCCCGTCAAGAGGAAACGTGGTAGACCCCCCAAGAATGCGCCCAAACCTGCCTCACCTGCCAAACCTAGCAAGGCTGCCCCTAAGGGCAAGGCTGCTGCAG CAGCCATCATCCAGGTGGAGGATGAGAATACAGGTGTCATAGAGAACATCATAGTGAAGAATGAGCCAGAGGCTGAGCAGGCTGccgtagaggtggtggtggagcaGCAGTCGGAAGAGGCAGAGGCAGGGGTGGAGACAGTGGAGCTGCCTGTAGCAGAGGCTGCCCCCAACGGAGATCTCACCCCTGAGATGATCCTCAGCATGATGGACCGGTGA
- the LOC106573737 gene encoding transcriptional repressor CTCF isoform X3 — protein MDGGPTDVVVEAKDSITYEGEEVVADLLQQAAEGVMDQQPVGEGGLDPQELVDGVNVEMMVMDSLDPALLQMKTEVMDAPVVTAHEATVTTVDETQIITLQVVNLEEQQLGGLGELQLVQVPVSAVPVTQATVEELQGTFVDATAMPKDGNPMICHTLPLPEGFQVVKVGANGEVETVEQDELQHQEEEQQVQPEEEEELHCEPQPEDSQWTTDPDYQPPAKKTAKKAKKSKLRYNTEGDKDNMDVSVYDFEEEQQEGMLSEVNAEKVVGNMKPPKPTKIKKKGVKKTFQCELCSYTCPRRSNLDRHMKSHTDERPHKCHLCGRAFRTVTLLRNHLNTHTGTRPHKCQDCDMAFVTSGELVRHRRYKHTHEKPFKCSMCDYASVEVSKLKRHIRSHTGERPFQCSLCSYASRDTYKLKRHMRTHSGEKPYECYICHARFTQSGTMKMHILQKHTENVAKFHCPHCDTVIARKSDLGVHLRKQHSFIEQGRKCRYCDAVFHERYALIQHQKSHKNEKRFKCDQCDYCCRQERHMLMHRRTHTGEKPYACSQCEKTFRQKQLLDMHFRRYHDPNFVPTAFVCTKCGKTFTRRNTMSRHAENCNGDPTEGENGTPPKRGRGGRKRKMRSRKDDDDDSEDNADPELDDIDEEDEDAEEALLEEEEEMELEQAPPTKPIPAPVEPPVKRKRGRPPKNAPKPASPAKPSKAAPKGKAAAAAAIIQVEDENTGVIENIIVKNEPEAEQAAVEVVVEQQSEEAEAGVETVELPVAEAAPNGDLTPEMILSMMDR, from the exons ATGGACGGCGGACCAACCGACGTTGTGGTTGAGGCCAAGGACAGCATCACCtatgagggggaggaggtggtggcAGACCTGCTCCAGCAAGCAGCAGAGGGGGTAATGGACCAGCAACCTGTGGGAGAGGGGGGCCTGGATCCCCAGGAGCTGGTTGatggagtcaatgtggagatgaTGGTAATGGATTCCCTGGACCCGGCCCTGCTGCAGATGAAGACTGAGGTGATGGACGCCCCTGTGGTCACAGCCCACGAGGCCACGGTCACCACAGTGGATGAGACCCAGATCATCACTCTGCAGGTTGTCAATTTGGAGGAGCAGCAGCTTGGAGGTCTTGGGGAGCTACAGCTCGTCCAGGTGCCTGTCTCTGCTGTGCCTGTAACGCAGGCCACTGTAGAGGAGCTACAGGGCACCTTCGTGGACGCCACGGCCATGCCCAAAGATGGAAACCCTATGATCTGCCACACCCTGCCCCTGCCAGAGGGCTTCCAG GTGGTGAAGGTGGGTGCGAATGGTGAGGTGGAGACAGTGGAGCAGGATGAGCTCCAGCAccaggaggaggagcagcaggtccagccggaggaggaggaggagctgcaCTGCGAGCCCCAGCCTGAAGACTCACAGTGGACCACAGACCCAGACTACCAACCCCCGGCCAAGAAGACTGCCAAGAAAGCAAAGAAGAGCAAGCTGCGCTACAACACTGAGGGGGACAAAGACAACATGGACGTGTCTGTCTATGACTttgaggaggagcagcaggaggggATGCTCTCTGAGGTCAACGCAGAGAAGGTGGTGGGCAACATGAAGCCCCCCAAACCCACCAAGATCAAGAAGAAGG GTGTGAAGAAAACATTCCAGTGTGAGCTATGTAGCTACACCTGTCCCCGCCGCTCCAACCTGGACCGACACATGAAGAGCCACACGGACGAGAGGCCCCACAAGTGCCATCTGTGTGGAAGGGCCTTCAGGACCGTTACCCTGCTGAGGAaccacctcaacacacacacag GTACCAGACCACACAAGTGTCAAGATTGTGACATGGCCTTTGTGACCAGCGGAGAGCTGGTCCGACATCGTCGCTACAAGCACACTCATGAGAAACCTTTCAAGTGCTCCATGTGTGACTATGCCAGTGTGGAGGTGAGCAAACTGAAGCGGCACATCCGTTCCCACACTGGGGAGCGTCCGTTCCAGTGCAGTCTGTGCAGCTACGCCAGCAGAGACACCTACAAGCTGAAGAGACACATGAGGACACACTCAG GAGAGAAGCCGTACGAGTGCTACATCTGCCACGCCCGTTTCACCCAGAGTGGAACCATGAAGATGCACATCCTGCAGAAGCACACAGAGAACGTGGCCAAGTTCCACTGCCCCCACTGTGACACAGTCATCGCCCGCAAGAGTGACCTGG gtgtccATCTGCGTAAGCAGCACTCGTTCATTGAGCAGGGCCGGAAATGCCGTTACTGTGATGCTGTGTTCCACGAGCGCTATGCTCTCATCCAGCACCAGAAGTCCCACAAGAATGAGAAACGCTTCAAGTGTGACCAGTGTGACTACTGCTGCAGACAA GAGCGTCACATGCTGATGCACAGGcgcacgcacacaggagagaagccttacgcCTGTAGCCAGTGTGAGAAGACCTTCCGTCAGAAGCAGCTCCTGGACATGCACTTCCGGCGCTACCATGACCCCAACTTTGTGCCTACTGCCTTTGTGTGCACCAAGTGTGGCAAGACATTCACCCGCAGA AACACCATGTCTAGACATGCAGAGAACTGTAACGGGGATCCTACTGAGGGAGAGAATGGAACCCCACCCAAGAGAGGACGAggtgggaggaagaggaagatgcgCTCAAGGAAGGACGATGATGACGATAGTG AGGACAATGCTGATCCTGAGCTGGATGACATTGATGAAGAGGATGAGGATGCCGAAGAGGCACtgctggaggaagaggaggagatggagttgGAGCAGGCTCCACCCACCAAGCCTATCCCCGCCCCTGTGGAGCCGCCCGTCAAGAGGAAACGTGGTAGACCCCCCAAGAATGCGCCCAAACCTGCCTCACCTGCCAAACCTAGCAAGGCTGCCCCTAAGGGCAAGGCTGCTGCAG CAGCAGCCATCATCCAGGTGGAGGATGAGAATACAGGTGTCATAGAGAACATCATAGTGAAGAATGAGCCAGAGGCTGAGCAGGCTGccgtagaggtggtggtggagcaGCAGTCGGAAGAGGCAGAGGCAGGGGTGGAGACAGTGGAGCTGCCTGTAGCAGAGGCTGCCCCCAACGGAGATCTCACCCCTGAGATGATCCTCAGCATGATGGACCGGTGA